In Rahnella aquatilis CIP 78.65 = ATCC 33071, one DNA window encodes the following:
- a CDS encoding extracellular solute-binding protein: MKITHLTALVLMSLSLSSQAVRAAEGQLLIWEDIKKSSGIADAVKDFEKENNVKVVVQETPYAQQTEKLRLDGPAGIGPDVVVIPNDQLGTAVVQGLLAPLTLDKAFLASFTPSAINAFQLKGQTYGVPKAVETLVLIYNKDLLPQAPATLDEYYTFSKTERAKGKYGLLAKFDEVYYAYGAMASMGGYIFGKDAKGEINVEDIGLNKPGSIEAITYLKKFYADGLFPAGIVGDNGLNAIDSLFTEKKAAAVITGPWAFQPYEAAGINYGVKALPLLPNGKPMSSFLGVKGYAVSTYSKQKPLAEKFITFINQPKYAKVRYEVTKEIPALTVLVNDPMIKNDEKANAVAEQSTRATAMPGVPEMQEVWGPANNGIQLGVTGKQPVDAALNDAVKNIQMQIEAAKASNE, from the coding sequence ATGAAAATTACACACCTTACTGCCCTGGTACTGATGTCATTAAGTCTTAGCAGCCAGGCCGTCCGGGCAGCCGAGGGTCAGTTACTTATCTGGGAAGACATTAAGAAATCTTCCGGTATTGCCGACGCGGTGAAAGATTTTGAAAAAGAGAACAATGTCAAAGTCGTGGTGCAGGAAACGCCTTATGCACAGCAAACGGAGAAACTACGACTGGATGGTCCGGCGGGAATTGGCCCGGACGTGGTTGTGATCCCCAATGATCAGTTGGGCACGGCAGTGGTACAGGGTTTACTGGCACCACTGACTCTCGACAAAGCGTTTCTTGCGAGCTTTACGCCTTCGGCTATCAACGCCTTCCAGCTGAAAGGCCAGACCTATGGCGTGCCGAAAGCGGTGGAAACGCTGGTGCTGATTTACAACAAAGATTTGCTGCCACAGGCTCCGGCGACCCTGGATGAGTATTACACCTTCTCCAAAACCGAAAGGGCGAAAGGCAAATACGGCCTGCTGGCCAAGTTTGACGAAGTCTATTACGCCTACGGCGCGATGGCTTCCATGGGCGGCTATATCTTCGGTAAAGACGCCAAAGGCGAAATCAACGTCGAAGATATCGGCCTGAACAAACCGGGCAGCATTGAAGCCATTACCTACCTGAAGAAATTCTATGCCGACGGATTATTCCCGGCAGGGATTGTCGGCGATAACGGCCTGAACGCCATCGACTCGCTGTTTACCGAGAAGAAAGCGGCTGCGGTGATCACCGGCCCGTGGGCCTTCCAGCCGTATGAAGCGGCAGGCATTAACTACGGCGTCAAAGCGTTGCCGTTGCTGCCGAACGGCAAACCGATGAGCTCGTTCCTCGGCGTGAAAGGTTATGCGGTCTCGACGTACAGCAAGCAAAAACCGCTGGCCGAGAAATTCATCACCTTCATCAACCAGCCGAAGTACGCCAAAGTGCGTTACGAAGTGACCAAGGAAATCCCGGCACTGACGGTGCTGGTCAATGATCCGATGATCAAAAACGATGAAAAAGCCAATGCGGTGGCTGAACAGTCTACCCGTGCCACGGCCATGCCGGGTGTACCGGAAATGCAGGAAGTCTGGGGTCCGGCCAACAACGGCATCCAGCTGGGTGTGACCGGTAAACAACCGGTTGACGCGGCGCTGAACGATGCGGTGAAAAATATCCAGATGCAAATCGAAGCGGCGAAAGCCAGCAACGAGTAA